Proteins co-encoded in one Eriocheir sinensis breed Jianghai 21 chromosome 5, ASM2467909v1, whole genome shotgun sequence genomic window:
- the LOC126984255 gene encoding uncharacterized protein LOC126984255 isoform X1 yields MMLRFLTILLSLGSLLATTPIHLKPGALTAQIGEVLLIEDVLLVKYPYTSLTNSTDIIRIVSEKLLGMADAIRATKTRESKAPSSTNSLTLFQLLEDRILFLRGKVDEVNMDYSFHSVHSRVKRGLLNIVGSASKFLFGTATDEDVRDLRDHYAHVLSFAARNRRVINANCRKLAQLHTNIEELLEQTNKMVEVINIVVKQIDQVNQFLLLDQALHVLENVINSVATANQQVISNMVDAAHGRVTPALFPLHDLRTTVQIGYQNYSLTPLFTPDMSQYFYPLIESSLTPDAIIIHVPFQTADVFEAHEIVPFHFSAKDSVLALDTSPSLVLIAKDFALYSTDSYSLLQYCKETVFGRFYCSASLFAFLPVRGGVCEIALTRVNASDALSLCPYKQLTPTPVFHQNFQGLHYFYFPQSFYVSVICPEGTTYQRVTGHYAIAEACYIRSTNITTYPSRIRLVFTANISHRVFPLRSLDDIHFSSISYVTNSLNSLSFANKTEFAETLEETLPDYLHLPYLYPGFFVPMFLMFVSLVVMCYLIRRNSVLHDYLVVQTRRLDAGRPLAR; encoded by the coding sequence atgatgttgcgttttctgaccatcttgttgtccctcggctccctgcttgcaacaacacccatccacctgaagcctggtgccctcacggcacaaaTAGGAGAGGTCTtactcatagaagatgtgctcctcgtaaaatatccatatacttccttgaccaacagcacggacataatcaggatagtctcagaaaaactactcggcatggcagacgccatccgggctaccaagactagggaatcaaaggcaccttctagtaccaactctctgactctttttcaactactggaggataggattctgttcttacggggaaaagttgatgaggtaaacatggattatagttttcactctgttcactctcgggtaaagaggggattgctcaacatcgtggggtccgcctcaaagttccttttcggtacggctaccgacgaggacgttcgcgatttgcgggaccactacgctcatgtactttcctttgctgctagaaatcgcagggtgatcaacgccaattgtagaaaacttgcgcaattgcatactaacattgaggaactgctagagcagacaaataagatggtagaggttatcaacatagttgtcaaacagatcgaccaggtgaatcagtttctcctcctagatcaggccttgcatgtattggaaaacgtcattaactccgtcgcaacggctaatcagcaggttattagcaacatggttgatgcagcgcacggtagagtcacacctgccttgttccctctacacgatttgagaacgactgtccagatcgggtatcaaaattatagcctgacgcctttattcaccccggacatgagtcaatatttttaccccttgattgagtccagcctcacccctgatgccataatcattcatgttccatttcagacggcggacgtgtttgaggcacacgaaattgtcccgttccatttttcagcaaaggacagtgtgttggccctggacacgtccccgtctcttgttctaatcgcgaaggatttcgctctgtattcaacggatagctactcactcttgcagtattgcaaggagacggtcttcgggcgattctattgctctgcgtctctctttgccttccttccagttcggggaggggtatgcgagatcgccctcacccgcgtgaacgcgtctgacgctctttccctgtgcccttacaagcagctaacaccaacgcctgttttccatcagaactttcagggtctgcattatttttattttcctcagtccttctatgtatcggtcatctgcccggagggtaccacttatcaacgggttactggtcactatgccatagcggaagcatgctatatccgctccactaacataacaacgtacccgtcccggattcgtctggttttcacggccaatatttcccatcgagtgtttcctctacggtctctcgatgacattcatttctccagcatctcgtatgtgactaattcccttaattcattgtctttcgcgaacaaaacagagtttgcggaaaccctggaggaaacgctgcctgattatttgcatctcccctacctgtaccctggattttttgtaccaatgtttctgatgttcgtcagtctcgtcgtcatgtgctaccttattaggagaaactctgtcctgcacgattatttggttgtgcagacacggcgactggatgcagggaggccactggcaaggtag